From a single Larus michahellis chromosome 18, bLarMic1.1, whole genome shotgun sequence genomic region:
- the RAPGEFL1 gene encoding rap guanine nucleotide exchange factor-like 1 codes for MKPLEKLLKKPGSHLPARPAAAPGPAPGQGSAPGPRRQSLSRPPPSPEEPAGPAGPQPGGEGRWLELRPPEAPLRSPEEPSPGGDRDREPPSPEPPPAARCCCGCGPAAPAPPERLLAALLERLPAGGAHGRGCGAESLLDDIVLTHSLFLPTERFLQQLHQHFVLAGGSPPPRWEEGAGLRRKRAVLAVLLHFLETYKGLLQEEESAGKVIKELYLLIMKDTSLYHDLEDDILKLHQLVETVELKVADETPPPNKQVKPLFRHFRRIDSCLQTRVAFRGSDEIFCRVYMPDHSYVTIRSRLSASVQDILTSVTEKLQYSEEQSAREDALILVTMASSGEKAVLQPSEECVFTTLGINSHLFACTRDTFDSLVPLPEEIQVVPGDTEIHRAEPEEIANHLTAFHWELFRCIHELEFVDYVFHGERGRRETANLELLLQRCSEVQHWVGTELLLCESLGKRAHLLKKLIKIAAICKQNQDMLSFYAIVIGLNNAAISRLRLTWEKLPGKFKNLFRKFENLTDPCRNHKTYREVLAKMKPPLIPFVPLILKDLTFLHEGSKTLLDGLVNVEKLHCIAEKVRTIRKYRSRPLCLELEASPGQLQTKAYVRQLRVIDNQNLLFELSYKLEPGAQ; via the exons ATGAAGCCGCTGGAGAAGTTGCTGAAGAAGCCGGGCTCGCacctgcccgcccgccccgccgccgcaccGGGACCGGCACCGGGGCAGGGATCGGCACCGGGACCGCGGCGGCAGAGCCTGTCgcgcccgcccccctcccccgaggaaccggcggggccggcggggccgcagCCGGGGGGCGAGGGCCGCTGGTTGGAACTGCGGCCCCCGGAggcgccgctccgctccccggaGGAACCGTCCCCGGGGGGAGACCGGGACCGGGAACCGCCGAgcccggagccgccgcccgccgcccgctgctgctgcggctgcggccccgccgcccccgcgccccccgagCGGCTCCTGGCCGCGTTGCTGGAGCGGCTGCCGGCGGGCGGCGCGCACGGCCGCGGCTGCGGAGCAG AGTCGCTGCTGGACGACATCGTGCTCACGCACTCGCTCTTCCTGCCCACCGAGcgcttcctgcagcagctgcaccagcA CTTCGTGCTGGCGGGCGGCAGCCCCCCGCCGCGCTGGGAGGAGGGGGCCGGGCTGCGGCGCAAGCGGGCAgtgctggccgtgctgctgcaTTTCCTCGAGACCTacaaggggctgctgcaggaggaggaaagcgCCGGCAAAGTGATCAAG gagctctACCTGCTCATCATGAAGGACACGTCCCTCTACCATGACCTGGAGGACGACATCCTCAAGCTGCACCAGCTCGTGGAGACCGTGGAGCTCAA GGTGGCCGACGAGACGCCCCCTCCGAACAAGCAGGTGAAACCGCTGTTCAGGCACTTCCGTCGCATCGACTCGTGCCTGCAGACGCGGGTGGCTTTCCGGGGCTCCGATGAGA TTTTCTGCCGCGTGTACATGCCCGACCACTCGTACGTCACCATCCGCAGCCGCCTCTCGGCCTCGGTGCAGGACATCCTGACCTCCGTCACCGAGAAGCTGCAGTACTCGGAGGAGCAGAGCGCCCGCGAAGACGCCCTCATCCTCGTCACCATGGCCTCGTCCGGAG AGAAAGCGGTGCTGCAGCCCAGCGAGGAGTGTGTCTTCACCACCCTGGGCATCAACAGCCACCTCTTCGCCTGCACCAGGGACACCTTCGACTCCCTG GTGCCGCTGCCCGAGGAGATCCAGGTGGTGCCGGGGGACACGGAGATCCACCGCGCGGAGCCGGAGGAGATCGCCAACCACCTCACCGCCTTCCACTGGGAGCTCTTCCGCTGCATCCACGAG CTGGAGTTCGTGGATTACGTGTTCcacggggagcggggccggcgggagaCGGCCaacctggagctgctgctgcagcgctGCAGCGAGGTGCAGCACTGGGTGGGCACCGAGCTGCTGCTCTGCGAGTCGCTGGGCAAGCGCGCCCACCTCCTCAAGAAGCTCATCAAGATCGCCGCCAT ATGCAAGCAGAACCAGGACATGCTCTCCTTCTACGCCATCGTCATCGGGCTCAACAACGCCGCCATCAGCCGCCTGCGCCTCACCTgggag AAGCTCCCGGGAAAATTCAAGAACCTGTTTCGGAAGTTCGAGAACTTGACG gacccctgcAGGAACCACAAGACCTACCGCGAGGTGCTGGCCAAGATGAAACCCCCCCTCATCCCCTTTGTGCCGCTCATCCTCAAag ATCTGACCTTCCTGCACGAAGGCAGCAAGACCCTCCTGGATGGGCTGGTCAACGTGGAGAAACTG CACTGCATCGCTGAGAAAGTGAGAACCATCCGAAAGTATCGGAGCCGCCCGCTCT gcctggAGCTGGAGGCCTCCCCGGGGCAGCTGCAGACCAAGGCCTACGTGCGGCAGCTGCGGGTCATCGACAACCAGAACCTGCTCTTCGAGCTCTCCTACAAGCTGGAGCCCGGCGCCCAgtga